The genomic region GTTGATCACGTCGGATTTGCTGACTCCCGTCGCGGCGGTCAGGTCGCCGACCACGGTGACGGCGGGAGGGCACAGGGTCACGGAGTACCGCTCGCTGTCGGGGTGGGAAGGGAGCTGATCCATGGCAATGCCTTTCTGTCGGCCGAATGTGCACCGAGTCTGCACCAGAAGCGTGCTGTTGTGCATCGAATATGCATCGCGCGCCCCGGGAGTCAGAGGGTTGGGGTGAACTGCGGAAGCGGGAGGGCGTCCTTGGGGCGCATGAGACGTTCTGCTGCGGCGAGGGCGCGCAGCAGCGGCAGACGGGCGAACGTGTCGCGGACGCGCCTGCCGGCGGCGGTCTTGGGGACCATGAGGCGGACGTTGACTCCGATCCGCTGCTTCTTGCGGACCAGGTCGCGGTGGGTGGCTTCGTAGCGGAGGAAGGCGGCCCGGTGGTCACCGCGTGCCGCGGCGAGTTCCCCGGCCAGCCGGTAGGCGCCGACGAGGGACAGTTCCGTGCCGGCGCCCGAGGCCGGGGAGGCGCACCAGGCGGCATCGCCCACCAGGGCCACCCGGCCCGTGGACCATGACTCCATGTGGACCTGGCTGAGCGCGTCGAAGTAGAAGTCGGGATCGTCCAGCGCCGTGGAGAGCAACTCCTTGATCCGCCAGGGGGACTCGCCCTCGAACGCCGCGCGCACCAGACGCTTGTGCTGTTCGACGTCCCGGTGGTCGTAGGCCAGGCGGCCGGAGCGGAAGATGAAGTACGCCTTGGCTCGGGCGTGGTTGCCGGAGCGGTAGACCCCGGCCATCTTGCCCGGCAGGTTGAACATCGTCACCCAACGGTCCTCGCCCAGGGCCGCGTCGGTGTCGGCGAAGGCGAAGTGGTGGTCCTTGTGCCGGATGAACTTCGCTTCGGGGCCGAAGGCCAGGCGGCGGACCGTGGAGTGCATGCCGTCGGCGCCGATGACCAGGTCGAAGCGGCGGGTGTCCGCGTGCTCGAAGGCGACCGTCACTCCGTCGTCGTCCTGCTCCAGTCGGCTGACGGAGTCGCCCCAGAGGTGTTCCACGCCCGCGTCGGTCGCCTGGTGGAGCAGCGCCACCAGGTCGCCGCGCATGATCTCGACCGCGTCGGCGTCCCGGGTGTCGATGCGGGCGAGGCCGCGGTCGTCGGCGTCGACGAACTTCTGGCCGAGCCGGGCGCCCCCCTCACGGTCGAGGCCATCGCCAAGAAGGCCGGCCTGGGCGCGGCGACCGTGGTTCGCGCCTTCGGCGGCAAGGACGCGCTGCTCGACGCCGCGGTCTCCGGCCTGCTCGAACCGGTGGTCCACCGCGCTGGGCAACTGCTGGACGAGACCCGCCCGGAACAGGCCCTGCGCACCTTCCTGACCGAACTGATCGCCTTCCAGTCCGCGCACCACGCCATCGGCGACCAGCTGGGCAGCCTGGAACTTCCCGCCACCACGGCCCTGCGGAAGGAACTGGTGCGGGCCG from Streptomyces sp. NBC_00190 harbors:
- a CDS encoding TetR/AcrR family transcriptional regulator — encoded protein: MEQRHQVAAHDLDRVGVPGVDAGEAAVVGVDELLAEPGAPLTVEAIAKKAGLGAATVVRAFGGKDALLDAAVSGLLEPVVHRAGQLLDETRPEQALRTFLTELIAFQSAHHAIGDQLGSLELPATTALRKELVRAVEEMVARAQRDGAIRADLDPAVITTLIGQTAYAIARAQAQPASEGLAAAYITVVMDGLRPGQPGPGGDTGRLPPSAP
- a CDS encoding FAD-dependent monooxygenase produces the protein MRGDLVALLHQATDAGVEHLWGDSVSRLEQDDDGVTVAFEHADTRRFDLVIGADGMHSTVRRLAFGPEAKFIRHKDHHFAFADTDAALGEDRWVTMFNLPGKMAGVYRSGNHARAKAYFIFRSGRLAYDHRDVEQHKRLVRAAFEGESPWRIKELLSTALDDPDFYFDALSQVHMESWSTGRVALVGDAAWCASPASGAGTELSLVGAYRLAGELAAARGDHRAAFLRYEATHRDLVRKKQRIGVNVRLMVPKTAAGRRVRDTFARLPLLRALAAAERLMRPKDALPLPQFTPTL